A region of the Candidatus Woesearchaeota archaeon genome:
TTCTTGGTGAGTTGAACGCATTACATTCTCAAGGTGTTGAGCTGGTTGAGCCAAGCGACCTTTCAGGAAGCCTTCGCGGGAGACATAACCTCTACAACCATCTTGAATTAACGATTAGAAACGCAGAAGAAATGGTTACGATTATGACCACATCACAGGGACTTATGAGAAAAATCGAGGGGTTAAAGCCAACGTTTGAACAACTGAAAAAGCGTGGAGTAAAAATTCGTATTGCAGCACCCTTGACAAAAGAAACAGTAAATGCAGTGAAGGACATACTTGAAGTCGCTGAAGTTCGACATACCGATGCAAAAGCGAGATTTTGCGTTGTCGATGGCAAAGAACTGATCTTTATGGTGCTTGACGACAAAGAAGTGCATCCAACTTATGATGTTGGGATCTGGGTCAATACACCGTTTTTTGCATCTGCCCTTGAAACCTTGTTCGAAGTTGCTTGGAAGGATATGAAACCAGCAAAGGTTGTGCTGAAACTATAATAGAAAACCTAAATTTTTAATATTATTTGTTAGGTTTTCTAGTACATAATAGAGGAAAAAACATATTAAATACCATTGTCCTCTATTATATAAGCCATAAAACATTTTTATTTTTTCTTCATATTTTATTTTTCTCTTTTCTGTTGTAATCTTTCTTAACCAAAGCTGCTTTTCAACTATAGCTGCTCAGCTTTCACAATCTCTTGTATCTCTTGGTCAGAGATAGCACACCCTTTGAGTTTTACTCCCCAAAGAAGTCCCTCGATGAGGGTTTTTCGAGGCTCTGGAATCTGCGCTAGATATTTATCAAAGAACCCTAGTTCAAATCCGATAGTTACTAACTCTGTTGATCGAATAACCGGGATATTCATGAGGGCTGTCTGTAGGCCCACAACGTTTATTTCGTTCATGGTTACTTTAGTGTGTAATTTGCTCTCGAGATGGTAGACCAGATCTGTTGGAGATTCAAGGACCATTCGTGTTGTTCGTTCATCAATAACAATAGCATCTGCATGCAAAAGCGCAGCAGCAGCTAGCGTTTCAATCTCTCCGATATGCATGATTCTCATCCAGTTTCCTCGGGCACGATAAAGTGTATTCGCAAGTCCGAGTAATTCGAGTGTTTTTTGATGAAGCTTTTTGGAGTCAATAACCATTAATGTATCAAGAGAGATCTGTTGTAATATCTGCAATGCCTCAAATTTAAATCTCTTTGACAGAAGCGGCTTGTCAACAACTTCTTTCCTTACTACTGGAGTAATCAAAAATTCACCTCGAAACTTGTCTTTGAGAAGTGGAAGAATCTCGAGGAGATTATTCGTAGCGAGACTGATAATCGGGCCTGCATCAAAAACCAAACGTTTTGGCTGAAGAGTTCTTTTTTCCATGGTTTATTTTTTGACTCTGTAATCCTTTGTTTGATTTTTTAGGTCCTTACAGGATTATAGGATCTTATTGAAATAATCGTCGCGCAAAAGATAACCGTTCCTCCACACCGATACGTGGTTTCTGACGATCAACAATTTTTGTTTTGCCTATATATTCCATTAACTCCCATTGTGAAATACCAAGAACTTGGGCAGCCATTGCCGTGCTTAAGCCGTGCTCAAATAATTTTGATCCCTTCTTGACATCAGCATACTGAATAACCTCGTCGACAAATAGTTTCAACCGTGCATCATGTCTTCCAATGAGGCGAAATATTTCTTTTATTGTTTGTTTGTAGTGTTTAATTTTTTCACGGATCAAATAGCGATTTGCCTTAAGGAGCAGAGGGATTACCTGAATCTGTAGTTCCCGGTTGCCGTCTTCAATAACTTTAAACAGCGCATATATGGCAACAGCTATAGACACCGAATACTCATCTTGAAATATAGAAGCATTGTGGATGGTTTGATTACTTAACAACTTAAGTTTTTGAGCATCATTTTTTTGGAGCGCATGGGCTGCATTGAGAAGTATAGCGTTTATATCCTTTTTTACGGTGAGATTCATGTTTTTTTAGCGGATATTTAATGGGCGTTTGTAGGAAAATATATTAATTTTCGCAAAAAATTGTTTACTTTTGTTTCTCCATATCGGGAAATGCTTTGCCCATAAGCCCTTCTTTTCCTTTCATATGCATTCGTACTAATTCGAGCAGGACATTAATTTCTTTTGCAACAGCGTTCTTTAAATCCATGGGATGGAGTCGCTGTGCTAAATAATCTTTTTCCAAATCATCGTAGTTCTCATAAGAAAGATTTCCACCATACTTTGGCGATCGTTCAACAATAAATCTTTCATTTGCGTCGCTCTTATTGACCATAATAACCTGTTTCACAAAAGCAAGGACACCGTTTTCCTCAACACCTACAGGGCAGTGAGCCGCTTGAATTTTTTTCTTGACCGCATCTGCATCATCAATGACATCAATTTTTGATTTGTTATCTGAAGCAGACATCTTTGTACCGGTTAATCCTGGAAGCATTGGGGTCATAACCTCAATCCGTGGCTTATAGCCCAGAAGCGGTAAATTCTCGCGAGCAAAGGCTAAAATCTTTCTCTGATCTATACCACCATACTGAATATCAACGTCAAGATACTGTTCATCAAGAACCTGCAACAGGGGATACATAAATCCGCTTAATCGTGGGTGTTCGCCAAACCGAACAACGCCGGCTGCAGCGCGCTTACATCGTTCAAAAGTATTCAACGCAGCAAGACGATACATATCTAAGGTATAATCTTTTTGTAATTGAAACTCACTTCCACGGACAAAGGTTAGTCGCTTCGTATCTACATGCAATGATTCCAGCATTGCTGTAATAACTTCTTTATAATATTCTACTCTTAAGTCTAGTAATTCAAAAGGAGATTTTCGATCATCTAAGTGCGCATGAATGTCGGCAAGCAGAATGATAAACTCAAAATCTGCGTTAAGAAAATCTCCTACCTTCATTAAGGGAATGTAATAACCGAGATGTACTCTTCCTGTTGTTGCAAGCCCAATATACGCTCTGGGATGTTTTTTCTTTGTTAAGAGCTCTCGCAATTCCTCAACGGTAATGATTTCTTGGGTATTCCGCATCACCAGTTGCAATCGAGCATCAACATCTTTCTGATCCATATTCTCCCTGTTGTAATCTCCTACAAGATCTATAGTTATAATAGAAAACCTACATTTTTAATATTATTTGTTAGGTTTTCTAGTATATACTAGAGGAAAAAACATATTAAATACTATTGTCCTCTATTATATATGCTTATGTTGAGCAAAGAAGAAACATTTATAAACCTTTAGTTCTCTGGAGAGTATCAGAGTCATCAATATTCCTAAAAGAGGCGCATTTTGTATGAATCTTGGGAAGAATGGGCAGCATCAGGGTTACTGTTTTTTCTTATCTTTCTTGTTGAGTATCGCCTTTCTTCTTCTGTATTTACCATTGGTTTCTGCGAACACGTATGTTACTGATCTTAATGTGATTCTTTCCAAGACCGTCTATACCCTTAATGAATCTCTTGAGTTAAAGGGTACGGTTTACTTATCAAACTTCTCAACCAATGGTAGCGTTGTTCAAAATCATACTGAAGTTGCGAATGCATCAATTAATATTTCAGTCATCAATAAAGCAAGTGGTGTTGTTATCTCCTCAACAGGACTTACTGGTTCTGCCACAGGGACATTTTATTCACAGAGCAGTTATTTTTCCAATGCAACCAGAATTACGGCACCATCTACGTCAGGAAACTATTATCTCCGTGCCAATTACACCGATCTTGCAGGAACGGATTGGTGGACACAGATTGAATTTGAGGTTGCAAATCAAAGCGTTGATAAACTCATTGCGAGTACCGATAAGTCTGCATATAATCCCAGCCAGACCATGCAACTCTTTGTTGAAGCCATTGCAGAAATTAACGATGAGATCACGTTTATTCAAAATGTTTCTATCAATGGGTCTATCCGTAATAGTGCAAAAAGTGTTTTGAGTTCCTTTTCTTGTAATACAAGTACAACGGGGAAATGTACGGTTACAACAACAGCTCCGTCATCTTACGGAACGTATATTGTTGAAGTCAATAATTTTAAAGGATTCTCTTCCTTCACTGTAAAACCTTTTGATGCAATCCTTTCAGTGAAGGATGAATTGGCACAAAGCATCAAAGGAACATTTACGACTGATGAGCGAGCTTCTTTTGAAGTCACGGTTCTTACCAATGCAACTAATGAAACTTATCGGTTTAACGGAACGGTTACTGATAAAACTGGAAACATAGCAAAGAACATTAGCACAACTCTTCTTAATAGTACCAATGGGTATGTTAACCGATTTACCACAACCCTCGACGCCATTAACTTTCAACCAGGAACGTACTTTGTTACGATCAATATCACCAACCAAGATGGCACGATGATTCAGCGTACAACATCGTTCCAACTTCAGACATGGGATTTAAGCTTACAAAAAAGTGATCTTGACTCAGGATTTGCTTATGAGTATAGCGTCTTTGCCAACGCTACTATTGCCTTTCAGCTCTTCCCTACCTGGCGTGCGAATGCTTCCATCATTAATTCGATTAATACCACCACGTCCATGACACTCTTATTAAAGGATGGTCTCGACAATGCTATCTCAAGTGCAAATGCCACGTGGAACGCAAGTTGTGGAAAAGAAGGATGTTACACCTTTTCGCTGATCAGCCCTTCAAGTGCAGGTAAATATGTTATTTTGGTGGCGGTTTCCTTTAACAATCATGAGAATATCGTAACCAAGCCCATACGTGTTATTACCACGATGTTATCATCACTTTCAACCAATGGAGAAGGATCTTTAAAGGAGTTGTTCGGTACACAGGAGCCAGTATATATTACGTTTACTGCACAAAATTCTACAGGAACGGTTCTTTTGAGTGATGCACGTGTCGTCTCTGTTACTTATGGGAATGGTACTGAATTATCCTATCTTCAAGTTAATGCCTTTGATTCAGTGAACCTCAGCAATAACGACTCAGAATGGGCATGGAACGCTACAACACAAAAATTAAAGTTAGACCCACCAAGCGAGGGTGGACTTTACACGGTTTATATTAGTGCTGATAATGGGACTAGTGCAACAGCTGCTTCTTTTATCATTAATCCCTATGATGTTTGCCTTGTTCCTAAAAATACACCTGGGCAGGCTGGTGGATCAACCGGATACTATTATGTCTGGCATTTCAAGACGACTGATACGATCTACTTTGAAATGAAAGTTGCTGAGGCAAATAATCCGACGGGCCGTGCAAGTTTTAGCAATGCAACGAATAGCTCGTACGGTATGGGGCAGGCATGTACCTTAAATACCCAAACCCAACAAGCAGTAACCAATGCTACGATAACTATTGTCGAGGTTGTTCAGCGTGATACCGGAAAGGTATTTGTGTTAAATGCCTCACAATCAAGCTGTCAGGCAGATAACAGCCAGGGAAGTTATACCTGTACGATTAAAGCCCTCCAGGATTGGGATGGGGGGAGCTATAGCGTTACCTTTTTGATTACTGGCCAAAATGGCCAAACCCAAGACGTTGCATACGGAGGTTTTGAGGCGCGGGCATTTTATCTTTATGGTTATGCCTTAAATTGGCGTAATAAACCGACAAACAACATCAGCTTGAATGTCTATATGTATGAGGCAGGGAATAACTGGTGGGGCAATTATGGGAGTGGGGGTTTAAGTGGTACATTAACGGTAAAAAAAGTCCGCTATCAAGGAAGCCCGGGTCAGTGGATTTGGCCACCTATCGAATATGCTTATAATGTTTCACAATTAAATACGTCGACAGTTACGAATGGACAAGGGAATATAACTCTTCCTGTTACCTTCGCTCCTGGAGGAGAGTGGAAACCTGGCTCGTATAGCGTTACCCTCCAAGGTACCGATAGTGGTGGAACAAGTGATTATGGAGATGCATGGTTTGAAATACGCCAATGGGAGGTTTATGCTTCACCTGTTGAATGTTCAAGTGGAAGTTGTACGTCGGTGTACAACATTAATTCCAGAAATAATATCAGTCTGTACGTGACTATTCAGAACGCGGGAGAATGGGGACAAAGCGGTAATTCTCTCGGAGGTAATGTGAGTGTGCGGGTTAAGAAACTTCAGGATTGTCGTAAATGGCCTTGTGCAGATTTAAACGAAAGCAGCTACACAGCAACAAACATTACTGTAAGCACCTCTAATGGATGGTATTGGAGTGGTTCTATCAATACGGCATATCTCATCAATTTAACCCCCACCTCCGGGACATGGGGAACTGGTTATTATCAAGTTGTTCTTGATGTCAACGATTCAGAAACAGGAAGCGGGTGGTTTAATACCATTGCCTTTTATGCAGAAGCCCAGCCAACTGACGCTACAGGAAGTAATTGGAAGTATAGCATCAAGAACAATGAACCTATGTATTTCAAAGTGACAACGGCAAGAAGCCAGAAAAGTGGTTCTTATTACTCTTCTTACACCTCGAGCGATTATCTTAACACGACTATTGTTGATGCGGTTCTCAGAAGGTGGGATTCACAAACCTATCAACAAGTTGAATACACCTACCCTGAACAGTTTAATATAACTATTGTTGGAGGCGGCACAACGATCAATGGGACCAAGATAATTAATTTGTCCTATACAGGAGGAACGTGGCCCTCAGGATACATGAATGGAGAACTAACCCTTCGTGACAATGAAAGCCAAACAGCAACAGCATGGCTCTGGTTTGATGTAAAGCCCTTCCGTGTTGAGGTAACAACACCTTCATACTCTATAGATGCAAGTGCCTGTGTGAATGGTACGATTAGCATCCGTGAACCGGACTGGTCAAACAATGCCCTGCTTTCAGGTACGTATCGTATCATCTCGGTTATAGAGTCATCATGGCAAGGCTCATATTCTTCTGTCACCAATTATACGAATATAACCCCTTCAGGGACCTTTGGCGGGAATAGTAGCTTTAGTGTCTGCCCCAATAACGGAGCGTGGGGAAGCGGGAGCTGGGGAAATTACCATTATTTAACTATCCAAGTTGCTGATGCCCAGAATAATATCCAAGAAGGCTGGCTTTCCTTTAGAGCAGTTCCTTTCCAGATTAGCTGGGGAACGCCCATTGGTGGTACGAACATTCCAAAATCTAATAATATTACGGTTTCGGTTAGTGTTCAAACAAGTAGCGGATCAGCAGCAACAGGAAACTTAACCAGCATCTATCAATGGAGGTATGACTCGTATATAAGCACCCTAGAGTACTATAACTTTTCTGTTGGTAATTGTAGCACGAGAAATGCAGGAGTAACCCGATGTCAAATTACCGGTACGCAGAATTTGACCATTTATCCGCCATCTGGTTCATGGAGAAAGGGATACAATTATTTGACGACCCTTTGGAGTTCTTCCACAGATGCAACTTCAACAATAGAAAATTATGGTGGAGTCTGGTTTAATGCTAATGATGTCTATACCGGATGGGGAAGCGGTGTTGATATCAATGGAAACTGGAAATATAATTTCGGTCTTGATGAGAACCTTAGCCTAAGATTATATGTGAGAGATGTATCAAATAACCCTGTAACGGTTAATGTCACTAAAGTAGAATATTCTACACCCTCTGAAAGTTGCTGGAGTGACAGTTGCAGGGCCTACAGTACTGCCACGTTTGATCGTGTTGGTTCAAGTACGACAAATCTTAGCGACAATGCGATTATCCGGATCGTTAAACCCTCAGCCACTAACTGGACTCGAGGATATATTTATGTGCGTGCAACTGTAAATGGTTCAAGTGGTTATGCAGTTATTGATGCAGGAAGCGTTTATGTAAAGGACCTTGCCGGACCAACCATTAATGTCACGTCACCAGCAACAGGAACTACGTTTACTGGTCTAACCGGTGCAATAACAACAACTTTTCCGATTAACTGGACAACGACAGAAGACGCGACCTGTTACATTTATGTTGTGAATTACGATAACTTTTACTCATGGTACTGTCCGGTATCGTATACGTGGTATAATATTAGCTCGACTGTCTATTGTAACAACACCGTCTATCGTGGTTCAACATATATTTATGATTATGCTGGTAGTTATTACCGCTCATGGAGCGATGGCTCGTCTTATGGATGGACGTCTGCAGCAACCGGTCTCACTACCGGAGGAAGAAATCATTCCTTCGCTTACGGTAATGCTATACTTTTACCTCAAGATTACGGCGTACAGATCTATTGTTCTGATATTGATTGGAACTATGCCTATGGTTGGTCAGTGTTTAGATACTCTTCGCGTGCAAATGTCACACTTGGGAGCCCTTCAAACAATGTAATCATTAATATGACGAATCCAACGCTGAACTACACGCTTGCTGGACCTGCCTCAGCAAATTGTAGTCTCTATAGCAACAAAACAGGAACATGGGCAATCAACACAACGAGTAGCTCGGTTACTCGTGGACAGCGATCTTTTACAACCCTTTGGAGAAATGGAACGTTCCTTTGGAATGTCTACTGCATTGACACAACAAATACCACAAATACGGATTGGGGAGATCAAAATTGGACATTTACCAATAATTATACCGGGTAGTCACCAAAAATCAAGCTTCATCCAAAAATCCGCTAACGCTTAAGTTAGCAGCTTCAAAGTCCTTGATGGTATCTTTGAAGTCCGACATTCCCCGTAAGGGACATCCCCCTTGTCGGTTGGATTCAATCATTTGATGGGACTTTGACTTGAGGCTGCTAACCCTTTTTTTGGATGAAGCTCAAAAATCATTAAAACATATTAAGAAGATTGATTCCTTCATTATCAAATTCAAATTGCGTTAAAAAAAGAGGTGGAGATGGTGTATCAACAAAGTACAGAAAGATGCATGCGTAGCATTGGCATTTTTGTTTTATGTTTCTTCTCTTTCCTGATTATCCTTCCACAAAGTATTGCAGTAGCAGATTTGGAAGTCGTTGCCTTTTCCTGTAGCCCCGATGAAGTCGCTTTGAATGATCAATTCTCCTGTACAGCAACCATTCAAAATACAGGAGATGCTGCTGGAAATTTAGGAACAGCAACCCTCTATCCTGATAGTACGAGTTGGCTTGAGGACTCTAATTATCTTGAAACCATTAATACTAATGTTAATTCAGGTGCTACTGTAGAGGTTGTCTTTGATTCGTTAAAGGGAAAAAAGACCGGAGCTAATGGGTTCTCAAAGATTATGATTGGTGAGGTTACTGACACCTATGTTGCCGATAACAGCATCGAAGTCAATGTCATCAATCTCTTGTTGCTTGTCAATTCATCTGCCACAAGCGGGTCTTCGAGCAGTACCGTTCGCGTCACAGCGCAAACAACAACCGGGGGGAATGCAGATATTACCATGACCTTTTCCGTAACTGCTGGAGACTGTAGTATCGGAAGCCAGCTTTCTTCGGTTACCACAAACAATACTCAGGATGGCCAGACGGTCTCTCATACATGGACGGTTACGTTAGGAACAGCTAACTGTAGCTATACGGTTACTGCAGAAGCCCAGAGCAATCCTGATGGGTCTGCAAGCAAAAGCGACGCTGCAAGTGGCACAATAACTCTTAGCTCCTCAGACTCTGATGATGATGACTCTAGCCCTGGATCGACAAGTAGTGGGGGAGGAAGTGGAGGAGGATTTCAAACCACCAAAAATACGACTATTGCCTGTGCAGATGGTATCGATAATGACAATGATACCCTTATTGATCTCAAAGATCCTGGATGTGAGTCCAATCTAGATATTGATGAAACAGATAAAAAGATATGTACTCAATCGTGGGCGTGTAATGATTGGGACGAATGTTTCGAGGGCAGACAAACACGAACGTGTACTGAAAGCAACGATTGCCTTACAAAAAAAACAGAGGGGCTTGTCGATCAAGTTATTGAAATAACTCCGCCGGATGAAAAACAACCATGTTTATGGGTAGAAACAACTAATGAAAGCCAAGAAATAAAGCCTCAAAATGCAACCGGGAAGATAAAAGGGGTTGCATCTGATGTTAAAGAACTGGCAACAGGAGAAGAGGCACCTGCATTTTGGACCGTACTCTTGGCAGTTTTTGTTTTCGTCGGTTTGGGAATTTATATCTACCTGTACATCTTTGCCAAAGAATGGAAAAAATAGGGATCTCTAAGATATTTTTGTGAGTTTTCCTGATAAACTTTTGGAGCGATATCTTTATAAAGCTATGATGCTCTCTTCTTGAGTTGTTCTCTACGAACTTTAGAGAAAGATATCCATGACAAGACCCTCTCTGAAATCCCCGGACAAGAATGCTAAGGAACGAGAAGAACCAGACATAGTCACGGCTATGAGTAAACTAAGTGATGGAGAAAAAATTGAACAGGGCATGATGTATGGTCGGGTTATTATTGAGATGTTGGGAAGACCAAAAGAACATCTTGAAAAGACC
Encoded here:
- a CDS encoding tyrosine--tRNA ligase, with product MDQKDVDARLQLVMRNTQEIITVEELRELLTKKKHPRAYIGLATTGRVHLGYYIPLMKVGDFLNADFEFIILLADIHAHLDDRKSPFELLDLRVEYYKEVITAMLESLHVDTKRLTFVRGSEFQLQKDYTLDMYRLAALNTFERCKRAAAGVVRFGEHPRLSGFMYPLLQVLDEQYLDVDIQYGGIDQRKILAFARENLPLLGYKPRIEVMTPMLPGLTGTKMSASDNKSKIDVIDDADAVKKKIQAAHCPVGVEENGVLAFVKQVIMVNKSDANERFIVERSPKYGGNLSYENYDDLEKDYLAQRLHPMDLKNAVAKEINVLLELVRMHMKGKEGLMGKAFPDMEKQK
- a CDS encoding TrmB family transcriptional regulator; this encodes MIVKEEFLSKLRRYFSLNLYEVKIWAALLSRGVSTAGELSDIANVPRSRSYDVLESLERKGFVVMKLGKPIKYIAVPPNEVVERVKRNMHEDAEHKIKRLEELKETEVLGELNALHSQGVELVEPSDLSGSLRGRHNLYNHLELTIRNAEEMVTIMTTSQGLMRKIEGLKPTFEQLKKRGVKIRIAAPLTKETVNAVKDILEVAEVRHTDAKARFCVVDGKELIFMVLDDKEVHPTYDVGIWVNTPFFASALETLFEVAWKDMKPAKVVLKL